Proteins from one Ricinus communis isolate WT05 ecotype wild-type chromosome 9, ASM1957865v1, whole genome shotgun sequence genomic window:
- the LOC8281305 gene encoding PRA1 family protein H codes for MVFSSNPLSLSVPDPAFESWLRDSGYLELLDHRSSSTAATSTPTTASTSNSTTATAATITGGFFISLFSHFITLISLFTLNPLSKLTTDDFSGQTPSWTRVFFGDFGSYSFPSNADQARLRVHENVKRYARNYASLFILFFACTLYQMPLALIGLISSLALWDVLKFCSDRWGWEQYPVIRQVLIRTAQCATAVILIYLNVQMALFCALCVSYAVMILHAAFRKLTPAKQHPRQR; via the exons atggTATTCTCATCAAATCCTCTTTCTTTAAGCGTTCCTGACCCTGCCTTCGAGTCATGGCTTCGCGACTCCGGTTACCTTGAACTCCTCGACCACCGCTCTTCCTCTACCGCCGCCACCTCTACCCCAACGACCGCCAGCACCTCCAACTCCACCACAGCCACAGCCGCAACAATAACAGGAggcttttttatttctcttttttcccaTTTCATAACccttatttctctctttactcTAAACCCATTATCTAAACTCACCACTGATGATTTCTCGGGTCAAACCCCATCTTGGACCCGCGTGTTTTTTGGGGATTTTGGGTCCTACTCTTTTCCTTCTAATGCTGATCAGGCTAGGCTCAGAGTTCATGAGAATGTCAAGCGTTATGCAAGAAATTATGCTTctctttttattctcttctttGCGTGTACACT GTATCAAATGCCTCTTGCTCTTATTGGATTGATATCAAGTTTGGCACTTTGGGATGTTTTGAAGTTCTGTAGTGATAGATGGGGATGGGAACAATACCCTGTGATTCGGCAAGTTTTGATCCGCACTGCCCAATGTG CAACTGCCGTTATTCtcatatatttaaatgttCAAATGGCTCTCTTCTGTGCGCTTTGTGTCAGTTATGCAG TCATGATTTTACATGCTGCTTTTCGGAAGTTGACACCTGCTAAGCAACATCCTCGGCaaagataa